The Candidatus Angelobacter sp. genome includes a window with the following:
- the pilM gene encoding pilus assembly protein PilM, producing INIGANSITQDFAAESKLKFAEAERLKVEQGFVSLGGAYEEPDNPQQAAISKIARQVMTRLHIQVNQTIQFYRGQQGGSAPQRLFLAGGASIMPYTAQFFAEKLNLPVEYFNPFRNVQIDTSVDLEELAKVAHSFGEVVGLGLRNVAQCPVEMNLMPKSSLKRQQFNQKKPYFIATIFSLVAVVLAYGGFYMKIADIKREALGKISVQVAPLKQKETELQAEQDKLNRLKQEAGQLTEWTDQRFYWGGVLTELRRVLMQAEAARKQAMGIENGVWIESLTSATPGLTAVPSAAAEEEQAPAASYAYMNRLMMERYGLIPKGAPLPGEGESTAATATTKTSTPASTNEIATITLKCRGLNLKKYEPSANDKLAYTVEEELRASPMFDSKETKLSGDIEQVDATNSVTFNFGVTLKLKHPMKL from the coding sequence ATCAACATCGGCGCGAATTCCATCACTCAGGATTTCGCGGCCGAGTCCAAGCTGAAATTCGCGGAGGCCGAGCGGCTGAAGGTCGAGCAGGGATTCGTGAGCCTGGGCGGCGCATACGAGGAACCGGACAACCCGCAGCAGGCGGCGATTTCGAAAATCGCGCGCCAGGTGATGACGCGTCTGCATATTCAGGTCAACCAGACGATCCAGTTTTACAGGGGGCAACAGGGTGGTTCCGCTCCGCAGCGGTTGTTCCTGGCCGGCGGCGCGTCGATCATGCCGTACACGGCGCAATTCTTCGCCGAAAAACTGAACCTGCCGGTCGAGTACTTCAATCCGTTCCGCAATGTTCAAATCGACACTTCCGTCGATCTGGAGGAACTGGCGAAGGTTGCGCATTCGTTTGGCGAGGTTGTGGGTCTGGGCCTCCGTAACGTGGCCCAGTGCCCCGTGGAAATGAACCTCATGCCGAAGAGTTCGCTCAAACGGCAGCAGTTCAATCAGAAGAAGCCCTATTTCATCGCCACGATTTTCAGTCTGGTTGCCGTGGTCCTCGCCTATGGCGGATTCTACATGAAGATCGCGGACATCAAGCGGGAAGCGCTTGGCAAGATCAGTGTACAGGTGGCGCCCTTGAAACAAAAGGAAACCGAGCTCCAGGCGGAACAGGACAAGTTGAACAGGTTGAAGCAGGAGGCGGGTCAGTTGACCGAGTGGACGGACCAGCGGTTCTACTGGGGTGGAGTGCTGACGGAGTTGCGGCGCGTGTTGATGCAGGCTGAAGCCGCCCGGAAGCAGGCGATGGGAATCGAAAATGGCGTGTGGATCGAAAGCCTGACTTCGGCGACTCCCGGTTTGACCGCTGTGCCATCCGCGGCCGCGGAAGAGGAGCAGGCCCCCGCTGCAAGTTACGCTTACATGAACCGTCTCATGATGGAACGTTACGGCCTCATCCCGAAAGGGGCCCCTTTGCCGGGTGAAGGCGAGTCCACGGCCGCCACTGCGACGACGAAGACCTCGACGCCGGCATCCACCAACGAGATCGCGACCATTACTTTGAAATGCCGCGGATTGAATTTGAAAAAATACGAACCTTCAGCGAACGATAAACTGGCCTACACCGTTGAGGAGGAACTTCGGGCCAGTCCGATGTTCGACAGCAAGGAAACCAAACTCTCCGGGGACATCGAACAGGTGGATGCGACGAACTCCGTGACATTCAATTTTGGCGTTACCTTGAAGTTGAAGCACCCGATGAAGCTTTAG
- a CDS encoding Amuc_1100 family pilus-like protein produces MNWLKKNFFLVVGGLVALGMLGFAVYFLLIQKQAVDEVTEQLNTQTQELKNLATRDPHPNQENIDIAKKEQKKVAGFLQACRKFFVPVATFTNIDSAAFKDLLQTTISDMERDAEKAGVSLPAKYDFTFAWQRKSVDFPQDTLVPLATHVDEIKAVCDVLFDARVHALTGLRRVPVSKEDTSVNDFLIGLKPTTNTVTGAVLTPYEVQFQGFTAELAAVLEGFYRSSNCFIVKNVDVQTNVVNTAPGASQNGPSLFYPTAAPSVAPERPLSGAELMRRRYGLAPGSRYGARPPIEAPTPAPTTPGVFAPPVRRGPETILDERPFKVTMYIETVQLLERAKLKAGK; encoded by the coding sequence ATGAATTGGCTGAAGAAAAATTTCTTTCTGGTCGTGGGGGGGCTGGTGGCCTTGGGGATGCTCGGGTTCGCGGTTTATTTTCTCCTGATCCAAAAGCAGGCGGTGGACGAGGTGACCGAGCAGTTGAACACGCAGACGCAGGAACTGAAGAATCTGGCAACCCGCGATCCCCATCCAAACCAGGAGAACATCGATATTGCCAAAAAGGAGCAAAAGAAGGTTGCTGGTTTCCTCCAGGCGTGCAGGAAATTCTTTGTACCGGTTGCCACTTTCACTAATATAGACAGCGCGGCGTTCAAGGACCTGCTTCAGACGACGATCTCTGACATGGAACGCGACGCGGAGAAAGCCGGGGTCAGCCTCCCCGCCAAATACGACTTCACATTCGCATGGCAGCGGAAATCGGTGGATTTTCCGCAGGATACGCTCGTGCCGCTCGCTACGCACGTTGACGAGATCAAGGCCGTTTGCGATGTCCTGTTTGATGCCCGTGTTCACGCCCTGACCGGCCTGCGCCGCGTGCCGGTGTCCAAGGAGGACACGAGCGTAAACGATTTTCTCATCGGACTTAAACCGACCACAAACACGGTGACTGGCGCGGTGCTGACGCCGTATGAAGTTCAGTTTCAGGGTTTCACGGCCGAACTTGCGGCGGTGCTGGAGGGATTTTATCGGTCATCGAATTGTTTCATCGTAAAAAACGTTGATGTGCAGACCAACGTTGTAAACACGGCACCCGGTGCTTCCCAGAATGGTCCCTCGCTCTTCTACCCGACTGCCGCGCCGAGCGTGGCGCCGGAGCGTCCATTGTCCGGGGCAGAACTTATGCGGCGACGATACGGCCTTGCTCCGGGAAGTCGTTACGGTGCCCGGCCACCAATAGAGGCGCCGACCCCGGCTCCGACCACTCCGGGCGTGTTCGCGCCGCCGGTGCGTCGCGGGCCGGAAACGATTCTGGACGAGCGCCCATTCAAGGTCACCATGTACATTGAAACGGTTCAATTGCTGGAGCGGGCCAAACTCAAGGCGGGGAAATAA